In one Solanum lycopersicum chromosome 11, SLM_r2.1 genomic region, the following are encoded:
- the LOC138339351 gene encoding uncharacterized protein, translating into MDAKPIDTPMGTNSKMDVDDSGPMVNEIVYRLIIGSLLNLMTISRQILCSVWALLLSLGELKSKTQWFFFTVEVEYVAVASCCAQLLWIKHQIEDFGVLSNTIPFICDNTSALNMAKNPVQHKRTKHTDV; encoded by the exons ATGGATGCAAAGCCTATTGATACTCCCATGGGAACAAACTCAAAGATGGATGTTGATGACTCTGGTCCTATGGTGAATGAAATTGTGTATAGACTCATCATTGGTTCATTGTTGAACCTGATGACAATAAGTAGACAGATATTGTGTTCAGTGTGG GCTCTTCTCTTATCTCTTGGGGAACTAAAAAGCAAAACGCAGTGGTTCTTTTTTACAGTTGAAGTAGAATATGTAGCAGTTGCATCTTGTTGTGCTCAATTACTGTGGATAAAACATCAAATTGAAGACTTTGGAGTGCTTAGTAACACTATCCCTTTCATCTGTGATAATACAAGTGCTCTTAATATGGCCAAGAATCCAGTTCAGCATAAAAGGACCAAGCACACTGATGTCTGA